ATGGGCAAAATAAAACCTCCATGGAGACGAAATGATGCCAGAATCGAGTTAGGACCCTCACAACAACCATGTGGAGGAGATAgtatttatctccatttcacagatgagaaaactgagtcttaggGAGAATGGAGTGTATTTAACAAGCCCAAGGCTCATTTGGCCCCAAAGCCCAGACTATTTCTAGTCCACCGTTAACACCTGTTAAGGTCAAGTCTCTCAGAAGAGTTGGCAAAATCAGACACTTGCTCCTTATTAGAAAGGCAGAatcccaggctccaccccagccCACTAAATCATCTGAACAAGATCCCCGAGTTCATGTGCATGTTAAAATATGAGAAGCACTGATTTCAAATGAAAGGAACACCCGGAAAGTTTAGAaaaacagattcctgggccccagtcCCTGAGATTCTGGTTCAGTGGGTCTCACACAGGGTCCGAGAATTTGCAGGTGATGCTAACTGCGCCTGAAACCACTGCTCTGGCCGATCCCACAGCAGTGAGATTGAGACCCACTCAGCTAAGCTGGATCGTGTTCCCTCCCCACAGGTGTGCCTGTGCCAGGATGAGGTCACGGACGATTACGTCGGAGACAACACCACAGTGGACTACACGCTGTACGAGTCCGTGTGCTTCAAGAAGGACGTGCGGAACTTTAAAGCCTGGTTCCTCCCGGTCATGTACTCCATCATTTGCTTCATGGGCCTGCTGGGCAACGGGCTGGTCATGCTGACCTACATCTATTTCAAGAGGCTCAAGACCATGACCGATACCTACCTGCTCAACCTGGCCGTGGCGGACATCCTCTTCCTCCTGACCCTTCCCTTCTGGGCGTACAGCGCGGCCAAGTCCTGGGTCTTCGGGGTCCACGTTTGCAAGCTCATCTTTGGCATCTACAAGATTAGCTTCTTCAGCGGCATGCTTCTGCTTCTATGCATCAGCATCGACCGCTATGTCGCCATCGTCCAGGCCGTCTCGGCCCACCGCCACCGTGCCCGCGTCCTTCTCATCAGCAAGCTCTCCTGCGTGGGCATCTGGCTGTTGGCCGTGGTGCTCTCCAGCCCAGAGCTGCTGTACAGCGGCATTCAGAGGAGCAGCACTGAGCCAGCACTGCGGTGCTCCCTCATCACCGAGCGCGTGGAGGCCCTGATCACCATCCGGGTGGCCCAGATGGTGGTAGGCTTTCTGATCCCCCTGGTGGCCATGAGCTTCTGCTACCTCCTCATCATCCGCACCCTGCTCCAGGCGCGCAACTTCGAGCGCAACAAGGCCATCAAGGTGATCATTGCCGTGGTCGTGGTCTTCGTAGCCTTCCAGCTGCCCTACAACGGGGTGGTCCTGGCCCAGACGGTGGCCAACTTCAACATCACCGGCGGCACCAGCTGCGAACTCAGCAAGCAGCTCAACATCGCCTACGATGTCACCTACAGCCTGGCCTGCATCCGCTGCTGTGTCAACCCTTTCTTGTACGCCTTCATCGGCGTCAAGTTCCGCAGCGACCTCTTCAAGCTCTTCAAGGACCTAGGCTGCCTCAGCCAGGAGCGGCTCCGGCAGTGGTCCGCCTGCCGGCACGCCCGGCGGTCCTCCATGAGCGTGGAGGCTGAGACCACCACCACCTTCTCCCCATAGGAGGCTCCTTTGCCTGGACTAGAGGGACGTCTCCCGGGGCCCCTCAGACTGGGGGCAGATGAACCAACAGCTGCTGAGGGAAAGGCCGTTCTGGCCATTGAGTTTTATCTCGTGGTGAAAACCCAAGCCACAGAAGACAGATGAAACCCAACCCTAGCTAGCTACCTCAACCAAGGCTGCAAAGAGACGTGGTTGATAAGCTATCCCAGATCCTGCAACACTCCGAAACCAAGGCCGTTGTCCCCCAAACCCCAAACGAGAGGTGAAAGTCAAGAAGCGGTTCACACCTCCTGGAGTGAAAGGGCAGAGGCATCGGTGAGATCTAGGGTGGTGGAAGAGGCCTGGCCATTGTTCCCATCGATCTTCTAGAAAGAAGTCCTCCCTGAGACTCAGAGTGAGGGCTTCCAGAAAGTAAGGCTTTGTCCCCAAGACCAGAGACAGTGGGGCAACTTCTCACCTGTGCAGGGGAAGGGGGATGCCAGTGGGTCAAACTAACGCTCTgaatccctccctccatctctcttttctcctgtcATCTGAGCCAGCGAGAAACGGCAGCTTCCATGGCCCCTCACCAGCCACCTTTCCTCAGGCTCTCCACGCTGAAGGGGTGTGGTGTTTCCCACAGGCCAGGCCTGGCCACAGCCATTTTCCCAGCCAGGGCGCTGGGGCAGGGATGACTCGTGGCTGGCCCTTCTCAGGTCTCAGCTCTGCTAGGAAGCAGGCAGAAGGCAGGGAGAAAGTTtaggggccaggggtggggacGACGCTGGCTGCCGCCAGCCAATGAGCTCCTTCTTTGTTCTTTGCCACGGGGACAAAAATCTCTCATCCTGTTCTGCTTTCAATTCATTAAGAGAGCACATTTTACTCATACACAAATAAAAGTTTTCCCTTGAGGAAACAACAGcttgaaaagaaagggaaaaaaaattcttggtaAATGGCAAATGAGTGTGTTCTTGTTTTGCAAACCCCACGCCCCACCTGACCACCCCCATCCCTTTCCTCCCCCAGGCTTCATTGTTCAGAGATGCTCAGAGCCACGAGGTCTGCTGAGCTATGCTCCGAGCCCTTCCAATGACACAGGCCCACGAGGCTGAACAAGGCAGGAGGGGCAGAAGGGCAGGGTGTCCAGCTTGCAAACACCCTTCTGGAGCTCACAGGACGGGACCCAAGCCTGTGAGGTCAGCAGTGACCCAGAGACACGGTCTGAGCTGAGCTTTAGAAAGAACCAAGTTATCTCTTTAACCTCTATGGCTGGGAACTCTCCCTGACCCTTAGCAGCATTTACACACTGTCCTGTTCATCTGTCCCCACTCAGTCTGGAACTGGAGCCCCTGACCCTTGGTCAGTCCCCCTGAGCTCCCAAAACTGGTGTTTAGAGGGAGGGCCTCTCCCTGACACCCATCTACCACGGCATCCTGGATCCGGGGGGCTTGGGATGGGACCTGTGTGATAGGCTGCACCCTTTGCCGGATGCTTAATCACCAGGTCGGCCCTTGACCCTCCCTGGCCGCTACTGCAGCAACGGCCTTCTGTGGTGTGGACATCCCGGAGGGGCGTGGATGGAGGAACAGCCACTGTCCCCACCACAGGCCCAGGATCCATGTCACTGGGTGCCCTGATGCCTGCCCAGTCCCCGACTTGTCCAAGCCAGAGAGGTTAGTCCAACCTGTGATGTAAGAGGAGGTTTCTGAAGGGCCCGGCACTGCAATAACTCAGGGTCtgcaggtgggagggagctgaGACACTCGTGAAAAGGTGATTGCATCCATTTTCTGAAGTGAAAAGAGCCTCACTGGAAATGGAGCCCGCCTGAAAATGAAGCCCATTCTCTCATCTCATAAGCACGTTACCCTCCTCCATGGGATGCACTGGGCTCAGGCAGGGAACCAGCGCCCTGAGAAGGATGAGGCTGGCACGTGGGGCAACGGCACCTGCAGCCACTTTAATATTAATAGGATCCGCTGCTCGTGGGCCGTGCACGAGCCGTGGGGCGCGAGGGGTGACCCCAGCATGCCTGGGGCCCTGAGGGGAACGTGCCCGGTGTGTGTGGGTGTAGGGGCCGCTGGTATGCACAACCTCATGAGCTTCCGGGTGGGAAGGCGATCCTTCTCCGTTCCTGAAGGGAGGAACGTAACAGAGCAGCCATGAGCAGGACGCCAGGCCAACCGCACAAACATGCCACCTcaacttcaaatacatttttttataatAACTGGACACCTCCAAGTATTTACAAAACCCCCAGCAATGTTCATTCCCCAAAGTGCTGTATCTCAGAAGCTCTGACCTTGGCTCACTGCTGGCCTGGTCCCTGCTCCCTTGCCCAATGCTGTCATGTGCCTACCCTGAGCTCGGGGGCGccctgggaagaaggaagagactcACTGGGGAGCCCCcagggcctctctctctctctctttctctctcatctgcCTCATACAACTGGCCCACCTTCCCGGGGTTCATGGCCCCACGGCCCCTCCgaatttccccttctttccatcACCAGCCCCTcgtcccctcttcctccccaggcTATAACCTCAGGCTACAAATCTGCCCTCGTAGCCAAAAGGCCCACATCTCTCGAATCATGGACTAGTGGAGCTGCAAGGAACCTCAAAGATCAGCTGGTCCAACCCCCCACTCATTCTCTAGTTGGGGAAAATGAGGTCCAGGGGCAGGAGCTGACTTGTCTAAAGAGACATTGCAACATGGGGATAATGGATAAACTTGCTTTGGGGGCCTAAGGATCTGGCAAGAATGCAGGAAGCGGGCGGGggagagcagaggctctggagccCGGCCGACTTGGAATCTCATCTCTGctgcttcccagctgtgtgaccttcagctgTTGCTCAACTGCTCTGAGTCTCAGATTTCTCAACTGCAAAACGGAGATGATCTGGCAAacatttagcacaatgcctggaatGTTGAGTGCAGTGCGAGAAGCACAGATTCTGCAGGCAGATTGCCTGGTTTGAATCTCAGGTGCACTACCTGGGCTGGTTACTtagtctctctgtgcctcggtttcctaaTCTGTGTAATGGCAATGATCATAATACCTACCTCCTAGGACTGCTGTGAGGGGTAAATGAATTCCTATATGCAGAATGCTTAGAAATCCTTACCAAAGTGTTGTTGGTAATCATTAAGATGTTTAACAAAAGGTAGCCTAAAAAAGTTGCTAACCACAAGGAAACCAAATTCATTTCCATCcccatacaatttttttttattggagtatgattgctttacaatgttgtgttagtttctgctgtccaatgaagtgaatcaggtactatatgtatacctatatcccctccgtttggacctccctcccacctccccccgcACCAATCCCactcatctaggtcatcacagagcactgagctgagcttcctgtgtttTAAGCTGGAGGGCAACTTTTAAATTAGTCTCTGCTTCCCTCCCATTGTACAGGTGAGtcaaccgaggctcagagagggaaaggactTGCCTGAGATCTCCCACGAGCTCTAGGCAATGCTAAAACGTGAACCCTGTTCCCGAGCTTCCATCCAGAGCTCTTGTCCCAGCCCTCCCACACTCACTTGCCACATCCACCCTGGCACACACTAGCCTCATCCCAGACCATCCAGCTCATCTCTGGCAGGCACTGTCCCTCTTGTCCTTGTTCTCCTTAAAGAgaaccttccctccccaccttcagTAGTTCCCGTCCTTGACATTGGGCCAGGGAGAATGACATGCAAAAGAAATATGGTAGCAGGTCCAAAGGAAATCCGGCAACTGATCTTTTTTAAGAAAGGATCCTCTCTGGGAGTTAGGTTCTCAGTTGCATTTCTGTGTTGAGCGTGAACAGTTGGAGGGAGAAAAACtggcctctgggggtgggggttaaGACCTGTGAGATGGGGAGGGAGCAACTCTGAGTGGTGAGCAGAAGGCAGGGGAAGGACGGGAGGGGTGGGTCCTAAGGATGACACAGCTGGGGGCCAGACTTGCAGAGTATTCTCAGTGTGTAGAAAGATGTccccacctacacacacacacacacacacacacacacacacaacgtgcCCACATTTCCCCGGGGTTTCCCCATCtcaggtggggaggaaggggctaTATTAGTCTTAGAGACAGGGGGACCCACGGCCTTCTTTGCCAGGAGGGGGGTAGAAATGGCCCAGTTTCCATGGTCTAAGTCTGTAGAGAAACCtcggggagagaaggaggggggaTCACTCCCTTAACTCAAAAGAGCAACCCTGTCAGCCCTCCTAGCCCCCATCCCATGGGAGAGGCACTGCAGGAAGTAGAGgcctcatcacacacacacacacacacacacacacacacacacacacacaagccacacacacaccccaaccccacaccatcaccaccaccctgtCATTTGTCATTTGTCTTGTCTCAGGCCCGGAAAGAGACACAGACAAGGGGTCCACTGCAGAGAAGAGTCAGAGACCTCTCTCACCAGCCAGAGCAGCTTTAGACTAAGAATGGATCAAACTGGTCTCATCCAGACTCAGACATGAGGGGATGTGAATTCTCCCTCGGGCTCTTCTGTGTGCATGCGAGCGTCTGCGCGTGCGTCTCAATTCCGACTTCTCGGTGGCTGTCAGTTCTCTCCCTCCCACATTCACTCTGAAGGTGGATAAAACCTTATTTCTGTCTATTGTTCATCAACCCCAGGGAATTCACTTGCTGGGCTGTTCTATGCGTCACTACACTGTGTGGCCTCTGGGTTCTCATCTCTGGGTAAATAAACATCTCCCttcagggcagggtggggggtaGGCCTTGCCCGGTGCTGAGGGCCCCATTCCCTCTCGGGCCAGTAGGTCCCAAGGTCAGACAGCAAGAGGGCAAGAGAACAGGTGAGGAAACACATCTGGTCTCAGAGTCCTCCCGAGCCTGGCTCAGAACTTGCTTAGGACAGAAAAGCTGATCATTGTTCTAAGTAAATATCTGACATTGTGAAGTTCAACAGATGCCGCAGATGAAATGCCCCCAAACTCTTTCCCAATGTTTACAAAGAGGCCTGGGAACGCGTGCACATTTATCTTGTATGGTTTATGCAAACCTCACTCGGTGCCGAGCAGAAACACGATCACATGCAAAGGCTGAAGGGTGCGTTCTTCTTCCCCGGCTGGGGCTGTTCGGGGGGTGTGGCCAAAGGCCTGTGGTCAAGCCGGGCACCAAGAGTCACCCACAGTGGCACCACCACTGCCTCCTGCCCATCCTCGCTGACAGCTGACTCCCCAGGCACCACCCCTCTTTCCACCTGCTCTGCTCACCTCCGTTTCAGAGATGCTCACCTGCCCATGCAGTGCTGCTGGCAACCTCTGGACTCGGGAGTCCAGGGAaaggggagcagggagaaggACGGGGCCTGGGCGGTTCACAGACACATCCCTCTGCCTACACCTCCCAGAGCAAGACCCACCTGGAATCCTCCAATCCCGTCAAGGGCAGAACTCGGATAGTTGTCCAAGAGCTACACCTGCTCTGCCCTCAGCCTCCTTCTTAGTTACCCTACTTGCACCCAGGTCCCCTTACCCCCGAACCTGGGGAGGCCATGGACTACTTTGGAGCTTGTGACTCTGGGAGACTCAGACAGAGCCTGGGTGACAGTGGGTGTAGGAGGGGAGGGTCATGCAAGGGATTGCAGGAAACAAGGAGCCTCGGGGTGGAAGAGACCtcgaggaaggggaggggggcctAACATAGGAGGGGAGACGGGCTCACATGTACTGTGTGCCTATGATGTGCCGGGACTGTGCTAGGTATACCGCCTCCTGCTGAATCCTTATGacaacaggtgaggaaactgaggcttagagaacttGTGTAACTTACCTGAGGTAACGCAGCTAGCAAGAATAGTTACAAACTTATTAGGATTTTATCGTATGCTACACACTGTACTAACCGTCACAtcttatcccatttaatcctcaccacaaccctactcgagtcccattttacagaagaggaaactgaggctcagagaggttaagtaactttgtCAATGTCACACAGCTACCATGTGATAAAGCTACTAAGTGAATTCAACCAGTTCTAGCTGGCCTTCCAAGCCCGCACTCTTGCCACTCCAACTCCACTGACCAACTAAATAGCTCTTTATTCGTCACCAAATATATACAGAGCCCCTACTTTGTGCCAGTCATTGTGCTGAGTGCCTTCAACACAGTGGATGCAGAGCACTGACCCAGAAAGAGGGAGAATCAAATGACAAAGACACAGCCCACTCTGCCCAAAGGGATGTAACCCCACAGCTGGGCAGCAGCCAGGTCTTTGCTGCCCCCTGTGAGTTTTGTCTCCCCTTGTCTCCTCCGGGCCCTGCTTTCCCCACAGACTTCCTCCACAGGCTAATCCTGCAGGGCTGTATGCTTGGGAGGCTCACTGGGCGACACTGGCAGGTCATCTCCCCTCTCTGGGCGTCCATCTCCTTAGCTGTGAGATGAGGGAGCCGGACTAAATGGGTGGGGTCAGCCAGCAGGGCTCTGGGCACGCTGATGCCTGGAAGAGGTGCAGAGTGGATGGGTGAGGGGGCTGAGGaagctgccccacccccagctgtggTTTCTGGTGGGGCCACCTTGGCAGCAGGTGGAGGGAAGTGCTTGTCACCCATCCAACAAAGACAGTAAAACAAAAGCCTCCCGGGGCACTGTGGGAGCAGGCGGCCAAAGcgccaaaaataaaacacacacctTTCCTTTGATAGACCCAAGCTGAGGAGGGGCCTGGCCTGGGGGTTGCAAGGAAAGAGCTCAGATTTCATGCCCAGCCCACATCCCACAACCCCTAACCCCCGCCAcccccccggccccccgcccGGCGCacgtgcccacacacacacaaacagcacACTCACGCATATACACGACCCGCTTCATGGGTCTGAGACCCGTGCAACCACACAGGGCATGCGCTCAGGAGGACCCACACCTGGTTTAATGCTCAGCTGtctctgtcttgaaattcttaataatttttgaacaagaggCCCAGCGTTTTCATTTCGGGCTGGGCCCTGCAAGCTCTGTAGCTGGTCCTTCGGGTAGGCATTCATAAGTACGTGCATTCACCAAATGTTTAGGAAGGACACCAACATTTATATCAGAGAGTACACACACTGCACGCGTACACACAGAAGTACGAATAcgtgcacacacacccccacgCCCGGCAACAGCCCCCTCATCCCTCACGCACACTCACCGTAGCGCACACACGTGACCCAGAGGGCCACGGACACTCACAAGTGACGCTCAGACACCTGCAGCCCCGTTGGCACAGTTTGATGGACTTTCACATTGGGGACAACAGAGCAAAGCACTAGGAAAGGGGCCCGGGGGgaaaagagatttatttcctCTGCGCCCCAACCTTCCCAACGGCTGCAGCTGGCTGCTCCCATCAGCCTGGGaccaaaagaaaggaagagcttgGAAAGTGGAGGGATcgatggggaaggggcagggcctggggggagaGCGAGAGAGAACAGCAGGGCAGGAGCCGAGTCTCCCGGCAAGTGAGCCCGAGCGGTGGTCCCATAAGAGTTTAGAAGGTCTTGGACCCAAAGAAGTAAGAACAATGACCCTGACCTTCCCGAAAGTACagcacccctcaccccaccccagaaGAGAGGCAGCCCTAAGATCCCCACCTCTGCTTCTTACCAGCCACGGGGCCTTGGGCAAGGCACTTAActtcccagcctcagccccctCCTCACGTCCTCACTGCAGGGTTGTCAGGTAGGCACGGATACTACGGCCTCGCCTCCTGGATTCTCCCCAGCGCTGGACATCTGGTCTCCTCGTCAGGACTTGCAATCTCATCCTGGGTTCAGAAACTCCAGACCCGTCTGTCCCTTCCCAGCCAGATACAAACATTAGAGGTGGACCTAGCCCAGCATCCTCTCGGGTACCGTCAGCATCCCTAGGTTCCTTTTGagcccactgcccctcccccaccccgagcCAAGAGGACCCCAAGACCTGGaactgttttcttcctcttctacttTCCACCCCCAAACCTAACCTTCCCTACTTAAAACTGTTCCAGGCTCTACCCCTTCCCTGAGAGCCCAATAATCTATTAGGTGGCACCAGACACCAAGGAGTTAATCGGGAAACGAATCAGTTCTAAGGGGAGTCTACCATGCCATTGTGCCCCGTCCCCATTGCAGTCACCCACGTGGAGAGAAGAATAGCCACCCAAGTGGCCGCCATAAGaaccttgagggcttccctggtggcgcagtggttgagagtccgcctgccgatgcaggggacacgggttcgtgccctggtctgggaagatcccacatgccgcggagcggctgggcccgtgagccatggccgctgagcctgctcgtccggagccggtgctctgcaacgggagaggccacgacagtgagaggcccgcataccgccaaaaaaaaaaaaaaaaacaacaaccttgATTTCACTGGAATTCTTACAAGGCCGTAGGTCGCTCAGACCGcatcccccccacacccccacaccccagcAACATACTCCCTCGATTTAGTGAGAAGGAAACGGAGGCATTGAAGAGTAAAAGGATGTGGGCAAGCAGCACAGTTGGGGTCTGTGGTCTTTCTGATCTGCAGCCTCTAGGAGACCAGACACAGAGCGGTCCCTTCCCCGCCACCCAGCCTCTCCAGCGCACAGCAAGCTCCTATGTCCCAGGCCAGCCAGGGCAGGGGTCTGGTCATCAGAGGCCCCTTgacagggaggagggagcaaAGCCAAGCCTCTGGCATCCGATTCCCATACCAGCTTCACCATTTACCTTCCGTGTCACCTCAATAGtaccctctcctccccagcctcagtttccccatctgaaaacgGGCACAATGTGGTCCTAACAACTTTCCTAAAGCTGTTGGGAGAATTCCATTCAATGAGATCATGGATGGAGGAGCTCTCTGTGGCCGCAAAGTGACAGGAAACAAAAACCCCTCTTTTTTGTATTGGCTCACTTAATGATTCTAACTGGGAAATTAACACACAACAAGGGCCTCATCTTGGTGGTGACCAGACATGAAAGCCTCGAGCCTAGACATCGGTCTTTGGGGATGGTAAAGATAGACACTCTTCCCACAACAATCAATCACTGGAATAATCCCCTCTCAAGGCGTGGGTGCCAGTTTTGACCTCTTAAGGGTAATTTTTTCCCCCGAGATGTAGGAGTTAGCTCCCCTGACACGTGAGAACAGAAGTCACTTCCTTtggctgcagggggaggggagccgCACTGCTGCACCCATGTGCCCCAATAGCATGTGGTCTCCGACAAGTCCCCGCTGTGCCCCTTTTCGACCACAGTTCCTTCCAGGAAAGGAGGTTTCAACTACCAAACTTCGCAGGTACATATCAACTCCTGATTGGCTggcctagcccagtgcctgacacagaataAGTCGAAACCGTTTGTGGAGTCAATGTAAGAACAGCGAATTTGGGGTCTTCCCACACCTTTGACTCATACGTTTTCTATCTACCCAAAAGCCCCTGCATTGCAGAGATATGCCTGGGGCCAACGGGTCCGCTATGCGAAAAGTGCTGGTCAAGGGCAAAGGTAAGGGCGCGCTTTCAGACTTGCTGTCCTGGGAGAGTCCCGGGCAGTAAATAGACGACCTTGACCTCCAACGTCCATCCCCGTCCCACACAAGCACCCGGTCAGAGCAGTCGAGCTCTGACGCCGGCTTCTTTGCAAATAGATGCTGTTTCCATGGGAACTGAAACCCCTGGGGGGTTTTTTCCCTCTAAGACACTCTGTAATTTCCAGCTTGGTCTGTGTAACGTCAGGATCGGAACCTCGTGGCGAGCTGCTCTTCCGAATGTGTATCCTGAACAGAGCAGCTGAGTTGACCCGGAGAGGTCACCACGAGGCTCCCGCCTCCACCACACAAGAAGGGCCTTCAGTGGTCGTGGTCCCcagccgccccccccccgccctccgcTCACCTCCCCAAGAGGCTCACAGAGCAGGCAAAGCCAGAGATGAGTCCTTGAAGCTTCCCGAGGGAGGCCTGGCCGTGGCGGGGGGAGCGCTGATGGGGGCTCATTTCCAGTAAAAAGTGGGAGGGAAGCAAAAGGGCCCAGTCTGGCAGCCTGGGCCCCAGCAATGGGTAACAGATGATTTCtggctgcagggggaggggaggttgtGCTCTCAGCGGTTGGATCATCAGCTTCTATTGTCTGAGCCTCTGAGGAAACAGCACAGAAGCAAAAGCAGAGCGGAGAGGGAGACTtggggtgctgggagggtggcagtGATCGGTGGACGAAGGAGCGGTGAACTTAAAGGGCAGGATGAGAAGAGGGTGAAGGGGCTGCCCTTCCCGGAAGATCCTCTGCTCTCTGTCCCTTATCCCATTCAGGCTCAGGGCCTGGGGAGGCAGGTCCTTCCCCAGTCGAGCCCTGAGAGCACAGCCTTGGCCACAGCATGCGGGAGACCCAGAGCCGAAGGACCCAGCTGAGCCCGCTCGGACTCCCCTGGCGGCCGTGGCCCTGTCTCCTTACATCTGCAAGGGCAACAGGGAAAGTTCTCTCTTCGGGCCCCCCTGGGGTAGAAGGGCCCAGGCCCTCGCGGGCCCCAGGAGGGGAGTGTGAGCCGGGGCTGGAGTCTAGATGCCTTTGAACTAGGCTCTTGACCTCACTTCACTCAGCAAATGGGGCATGCAGATAACTCTCACTCACTCCCCTTCCAAGGCTGTGTTGTGGGCGAGGTGAGGAAACCGGTGTGAAAGTGCTCGGGGCCTGGAgcccttgttgttgttgttattattacctgTGAGGAGAGTTCTACCCCAGCCAGCTTAACGCCAGGCTCCACACTGCCCACCCCTTCCTGCGGAGCCCCCAGCCACAAGCCAGGGCGCTCAGGCCCTGTTCCCCAATTACGCAACAGGGTCCAACAGGGAGGCTTCAGACCCGGCCAGCAGGCGCGGGAGAGGAATGCTGGAAGGGAAACACGACGCAGCTGGCGATGTCCTGTCCTCAGATTGGCGGCTGCTTTCGGGGGACCCCGTGGCTGGGGAGCCCGACCCCAGCCTTCACCCTCCTGCCCTCAGCCATCAGCGCTTGCTGAGGCCATGCCAGCTCAGGTCACCTCCCCACTGCACCGAGCGGTTAGCAACAGCAAACCACTGACCTGATTTTCTGCAAAAGGGAAAAGATAATAGGGCACTTCCACGTGggcggcacacacacacacacacacaacacacacaaacacacacaatggaaactttctctgtctccttgaCAGGAACCCAGccctgagagagagagggagaggctgaGGCATCTGTGCCGGGAGCTTCCTGGGGTACAAAGTTAGGTGTTTACCTGCGGTAGGAGGCCTGAGTTTCCGGAGCCCTCCTGCCAGGGGACAGTGCCTCTAAAGCGATCTGAGTCTCTGTGAGGCATCTGCTTTCCCACAAGGGTGATAAGCTCCCACAGGGTAGGGCCGTGGACCAGGCCCCTGCAGACCCCTCCAGCTCCGGCTGGGCACCCACAGAGGGATTCATAAGAACTTCAACCCCCCTCCCCAAAGGACCAGAGAGGTCCTGGGTGGCAATGTTTGCTAAATCAACAAATGTCTCTCATTCCTGCACTTGCTCTAAACCCCGGGGTCCCACGGGCCTCAAACATACCTTGGGGCCAGATTCTGCCATCTGTAAGGGCTGAGATCTCCTCACAGTAAGTTCTCGCGGATGGGTAACTGTCTTATTATCAATCACCCACA
The genomic region above belongs to Phocoena phocoena chromosome 19, mPhoPho1.1, whole genome shotgun sequence and contains:
- the CCR7 gene encoding C-C chemokine receptor type 7 → MDLGKPMKSVLVVALLVIFQVCLCQDEVTDDYVGDNTTVDYTLYESVCFKKDVRNFKAWFLPVMYSIICFMGLLGNGLVMLTYIYFKRLKTMTDTYLLNLAVADILFLLTLPFWAYSAAKSWVFGVHVCKLIFGIYKISFFSGMLLLLCISIDRYVAIVQAVSAHRHRARVLLISKLSCVGIWLLAVVLSSPELLYSGIQRSSTEPALRCSLITERVEALITIRVAQMVVGFLIPLVAMSFCYLLIIRTLLQARNFERNKAIKVIIAVVVVFVAFQLPYNGVVLAQTVANFNITGGTSCELSKQLNIAYDVTYSLACIRCCVNPFLYAFIGVKFRSDLFKLFKDLGCLSQERLRQWSACRHARRSSMSVEAETTTTFSP